GGTGGGACCCATTGGTATGCTGTGCATCCGGCGCACCTTTGTCGGGGGATTTTGGGAGGGATTTTTGACAGGACTGGGTGCCGCCACAGCCGACGCCTTTTATGGGAGTGTCGCCGGCTTCGGGCTGGTTTTCGTTTCCTCGCTCCTGCTATCCATCAGCCCCTGGCTGCGTGTCCTGGGTGGGGCGTTCCTCTGCTACCTGGGCATCCGCACCCTGTTCACAAGGCCCAGCGCCGGCGAGGCGAAGGCCCCTGCGCGCGGCCTGGCCGGCGCCTACGGCTCCGCGCTCTTCCTGACCCTGACCAACCCCATCACCATCCTGGCGTTCACCGCCATGTTCGCTGGCCTGGGACTTCCCTCCGCCGCGGGCAGTTACCGCGCCGCGGCCAGCCTGGTCGCCGGCGTCTTCTGCGGCTCCATCTCCTGGTGGCTGATCCTCTCCAGCATGATAAGCTTGGCGCGTTTTCGCCTGACGCCGGCGCTCTTGTCGTGGATCAACCGGCTGTCAGGATTGGTACTGGTGGGATTCGGCGTCTGGGCCGTATGGAGCCAACTGGGGCCGGCCCTTCTGATCGAGCTATGACAATGCCAGGGGATCATCGGTGTTATCATGGCAAGTGGTTGTTGGGGCATTCTGTAACAGGGAGGGCCACCATGCATCGTCTGCCGTTCGCTTCCGGCGGTCGGCTGGTCTCGCCGGCGCTGGTCATGCCGGTCATCCTGACTGTCGGCAACGTCCTCTTCAATGTGATCGCGAATTCGTCCTTTAAACTCTCATCCCAGGGGCGCAGTTGGCGGGAATTCCTGCTGTGGCAGGTGGTAGGCAACCTCTCCGGCTTTATCGCTGTCCTGATCTTCACCTTCTTACTGCGCTACTTGCCCCTGCATGTGGCCTTCCCGCTGATTCAGGGATTGGCTATCATCGGCATTCAGGTGGTGGCCGCCTCCTGGCTGTTTCACGAGGCCATCTCGCCGGCGCATTGGGTGGGCGCGGCGCTTATCATTTTCGGTATCCTCATCCTGGGGTCTCGCTAGACGGGGTCACGGGAACGCATCGGCGAAGCAGGCGCATCATGCCGCCGGCGCAGTGCAGGTCACGCCCCGGTCCATGCCCTCTGGCTGACGGAGTATATGGCGATACACGAAAGTGGCGGTCCAGAGCATCAGGATGCCGGCCAAGACGCCGACAGACCATGGCCCTACCCCCTGGATGAGCAGTCCTCCCAACCCGGGGGCAATGATCTGAGCGAGCGATTGAAAGGAAGCGCCCAGGCCCAAAATTCCGCCTGTCTCATTGCGCGCCACCACTTTCGTAAGCTGGCTGGTGACGATGGTATTTAGCACCCCCGAGGCCAGCGCCAACGGTGCCAATACCAACAGTAGCCAGACCAGGCTTGACGAGAACGCCCACAGGATGAGCGCTACGCCTAGCACCGCGCTTCCGATGAAGATCAGCCGGCGCTCGCGGACGCGCGTCACGATAAAGCCGATGGCCGCACCCTGCACCAACACCACCAATATCCCCACATATGTCAGGACATAGCTGGTAGTCTGGGCATTGAAGCGCAGTTTTGCCAGTGCGAACAGCGCGAAATTGGATTGGAAGAGGGTGAAGGCCAGGGCATAGAATAACTGCACATGGAGCAGGGGGCCGGCGCACGGCCGGCGCAGTGCCTGGAGCATCGCTCCCAGGGTAATGGCGGGCCGTTCCCTTTCCCGCATTTCCGCCCGTCGGGCCTCGGAAAGGGATTCCGGCAGCCAGAGGATGACTGCTATCAGGTTCAACAGGGAGAGGCCGGCGGCAACGAATGCCGGCAGAGCGTAGCCCCACCGGCTTAAAAACCCTCCCATCGCCGGCCCAATGATGAACCCCAATCCGAACGCCGCGCCGATCAATCCCAGCCCGCGCGCTCGGTTCTTCTCGTCCGTGGCATCGGTAATGTATGCCCTTGCCAGGGCGATATTGCCTCCGAACAACCCATCGGTGACCCTGCTCAATAACAGCATGGGCACGGAGCGTGCGAATGCCAACAGCAGGAAGCTGATAAAGGTGCCGGCGATGCAGAAGATCAACAGCGGCCGCCGGCCGTAGCGGTCCGAAAGCCTGCCGATGAACGGCGTGGCGACAAACTGGGCGAGCGCGTTCGCGGTGCTCAGCAAGCCCACGGTCGCGTAGGATGCCCCGAACGCGGTGACGTAGTACGGTAGGAGGGGCGGGATCAGGCTGTAGCCCAACAGGTCAATGAACACAAACCCCAGGATCAATATCACTGGGGTAGAAAGGGTCACCCGGGTTGTGCGGCCGGCCGTGGAGGGAGCTGTCATCGCAGCCCTCCCTGCTGGAGCAATTCGTGGCGCCGGCGGCGATATTCCACCACCGGCCGATCCCCTTGCACCAACTGTTCCCCCATTTGCAGTGCACTGGGCTTCGGCACCTGCGTTTCCACCACCCGCCGGTCCTGATGCGCCACCAAGCGGTTGAACGGCATCGCCAGCCAGTTGACCAGATCGCGCAGCACCGGGATCCGGATAAACCGCTGATAGAAGCGCAGGTAGAGGATGGTATGTTCCTCATCCACGGGGACGAAGGCCGCCACAACCCGCACGTCTTCCGAGATGTGGTTCTGCCAGAGATTCGGGAAAATGAACTCCAGGTAGACCTGGCCATCCCGGATCTCCACCTCTTCCGGCCGGCGTGGGGGGATACCATCATCCACCCGGCTGGACACATAGACCCGGAACATGTCCTCATCCACCCATCGGATGACAGGCCCGTCCACGATCGTCCTTCCGCCGCGCCCAATGGTGTTATGATGGACGAACGGCAGATGAATGGGGTCTAATTGGTTCTCAATCACCCGGGAATAATGGGCGTTCCATGGGTCGCGAACCTGTCCATAGGTGAACGAGTCATCGAGATCATCGAAGAAGCGCGGCGGTTTGAGGTCCGCCGGCGGCTTCTCTCCCCACCATATCCAGATAAACCCATGGGCCTCATAGGTCGGATAAGTGGCAAGGTGGAACCGCTCCGGCGCCGGCGTATTCCGCCCCAACGCCGGCAGGACGACCGCTCGCCCATC
This genomic interval from Anaerolineae bacterium contains the following:
- a CDS encoding aromatic ring-hydroxylating dioxygenase subunit alpha, translated to MIPNQWYVVLDSTEVKGRPIGVTRLGERLVFWRDSAGKVHCARDKCAHRGAALSKGKVLGDHIQCPFHGFEYAPDGRAVVLPALGRNTPAPERFHLATYPTYEAHGFIWIWWGEKPPADLKPPRFFDDLDDSFTYGQVRDPWNAHYSRVIENQLDPIHLPFVHHNTIGRGGRTIVDGPVIRWVDEDMFRVYVSSRVDDGIPPRRPEEVEIRDGQVYLEFIFPNLWQNHISEDVRVVAAFVPVDEEHTILYLRFYQRFIRIPVLRDLVNWLAMPFNRLVAHQDRRVVETQVPKPSALQMGEQLVQGDRPVVEYRRRRHELLQQGGLR
- a CDS encoding LysE family transporter, whose amino-acid sequence is VGPIGMLCIRRTFVGGFWEGFLTGLGAATADAFYGSVAGFGLVFVSSLLLSISPWLRVLGGAFLCYLGIRTLFTRPSAGEAKAPARGLAGAYGSALFLTLTNPITILAFTAMFAGLGLPSAAGSYRAAASLVAGVFCGSISWWLILSSMISLARFRLTPALLSWINRLSGLVLVGFGVWAVWSQLGPALLIEL
- a CDS encoding MFS transporter translates to MTAPSTAGRTTRVTLSTPVILILGFVFIDLLGYSLIPPLLPYYVTAFGASYATVGLLSTANALAQFVATPFIGRLSDRYGRRPLLIFCIAGTFISFLLLAFARSVPMLLLSRVTDGLFGGNIALARAYITDATDEKNRARGLGLIGAAFGLGFIIGPAMGGFLSRWGYALPAFVAAGLSLLNLIAVILWLPESLSEARRAEMRERERPAITLGAMLQALRRPCAGPLLHVQLFYALAFTLFQSNFALFALAKLRFNAQTTSYVLTYVGILVVLVQGAAIGFIVTRVRERRLIFIGSAVLGVALILWAFSSSLVWLLLVLAPLALASGVLNTIVTSQLTKVVARNETGGILGLGASFQSLAQIIAPGLGGLLIQGVGPWSVGVLAGILMLWTATFVYRHILRQPEGMDRGVTCTAPAA